A stretch of Pseudomonas sp. LRP2-20 DNA encodes these proteins:
- a CDS encoding NCS2 family permease yields MESRKSEAPTLDLAPPLETSWLERIFKLKQHGSTVKTEMIAGVTTFITMAYIIFVNPNIMADAGIDHGAAFVATCIAAALGCLLMGLYANWPVGLAPGMGLNAFFTYTVVGTMGYNWETALGAVFVSGVLFMFLTLSRVREWLLNSIPVSLRHAMGAGVGLFLGLIGLKTAGIIVDSPATLIKLGSLHEPGPLLAALCFLLIAILSYKRVFGAILISIIGVTLAGWGLGLVKFSGVMSMPPSLAPTWMAMDVAGVFNVSMISVVLAFLFVHMFDTAGTLMGVAQRANLVAPDGRIENLSRALKADSASSVFGAVVGVPPVTSYVESAAGVAAGGRTGLTAVVVGILFVAAMFFAPLAGMIPAYATAGALIYVAMLMMGSMAHIHWDEATDSIPAIVTVIMMPLTFSVADGIALGFISYVALKAGTGKYKEISASLWVLCAIFIAKFVFL; encoded by the coding sequence GTGGAAAGCCGCAAATCCGAAGCCCCTACGCTGGATCTCGCGCCACCGCTCGAAACGAGTTGGCTGGAGCGGATTTTCAAACTCAAGCAACACGGCAGCACGGTCAAAACTGAAATGATCGCCGGGGTGACCACCTTCATCACCATGGCCTACATCATCTTCGTCAACCCCAACATCATGGCCGACGCCGGCATCGACCATGGTGCCGCCTTCGTCGCCACCTGCATCGCCGCCGCGCTGGGCTGCCTGTTGATGGGCCTGTACGCCAACTGGCCGGTGGGCCTGGCGCCAGGCATGGGGCTGAATGCCTTCTTCACCTACACCGTGGTCGGCACCATGGGCTACAACTGGGAAACCGCGCTGGGGGCAGTGTTCGTCTCCGGCGTGCTGTTCATGTTCCTGACCTTGTCACGCGTGCGCGAATGGTTGCTCAACAGCATTCCGGTGAGCCTGCGCCATGCCATGGGGGCCGGCGTCGGATTGTTTCTCGGGCTGATCGGCCTGAAGACCGCCGGCATCATCGTCGACAGCCCGGCTACCCTGATCAAGCTGGGCTCGCTGCATGAACCAGGGCCGCTGCTGGCGGCGCTGTGCTTCCTGCTGATCGCCATCCTCAGCTACAAACGCGTGTTCGGCGCGATCCTGATCAGCATCATCGGCGTTACCCTGGCCGGCTGGGGCCTGGGCCTGGTCAAGTTCAGCGGAGTGATGTCGATGCCGCCGAGCCTGGCACCCACCTGGATGGCCATGGATGTGGCGGGCGTGTTCAACGTCAGCATGATCAGCGTGGTGCTGGCGTTCCTGTTCGTGCACATGTTCGACACCGCCGGCACACTGATGGGCGTGGCGCAGCGGGCCAACCTGGTGGCGCCGGACGGGCGCATCGAAAACCTGTCGCGGGCATTGAAGGCCGACAGCGCTTCGAGCGTGTTCGGCGCCGTGGTCGGCGTGCCACCGGTGACCAGCTATGTGGAAAGTGCCGCCGGTGTCGCCGCAGGTGGCCGGACCGGCCTGACGGCCGTGGTGGTGGGTATTCTGTTCGTCGCCGCGATGTTCTTCGCGCCGCTGGCCGGGATGATTCCGGCCTACGCGACCGCGGGCGCGCTGATCTACGTGGCGATGCTGATGATGGGCAGCATGGCGCATATTCATTGGGACGAAGCCACCGACAGCATCCCGGCGATCGTCACGGTGATCATGATGCCGCTGACCTTCTCGGTAGCAGACGGCATTGCCCTGGGCTTCATCAGTTATGTGGCGTTGAAGGCGGGTACTGGCAAGTACAAGGAAATCTCGGCCAGCCTTTGGGTACTGTGCGCGATCTTCATTGCCAAGTTCGTGTTCCTCTGA